One window of Drosophila busckii strain San Diego stock center, stock number 13000-0081.31 chromosome 3L, ASM1175060v1, whole genome shotgun sequence genomic DNA carries:
- the LOC108598625 gene encoding DEAD-box helicase Dbp80 — protein MTDWVKIAADQEIPKLKISSDSDEPAQGGSAAQTTTNKDNEPDVADPAETSLLIKILGKGLVNTKLSLDVQQKNPKSPLHSVKTFEALHLKPELLKGIYAMGFNTPSKIQETALPTLLADPPQNMIAQSQSGTGKTAAFVLAMLSRVNTDLDHPQVLCLSPTYELAIQTGEVAARMGQFCPEIKLRFAVRGEEVDRNSKLTEHILIGTPGKMLDWGLKMRLFDMKKIRVFVLDEADVMIATQGHHDQCIRIHKMLSQQCQMLFFSATYDKEVMDFARLIVSEPTIIRLMREEESLDNIKQYYVNCKNEEGKYNAIQNIYGCISIGQAIIFCHTRKAAAWLAAKMTADGHSVAVLSGDLTVEQRLAVLDRFRSGQEKVLITTNVLSRGIDIEQVTIVVNFDLPVDLRGNADCETYLHRIGRTGRFGKSGIAINLIDGEKSMTVCRTIEKHFQKDILYLNTDNADDIEKIGT, from the exons ATGACTGATTGGGTGAAAATAGCTGCCGATCAGGAAATCCCTAAGTTAAAAATTAGCTCAGACTCCGATGAGCCGGCACAAGGCGGCTCTGCAGCgcaaacaacaaccaacaaagACAACGAGCCGGACGTTGCTGACCCTGCCGAAACAAGTCTTCTGATCAAAATACTTGGGAAGGGCTTGGTCAACACTAAGCTGTCACTCGATGTCCAACAAAAGAATCCAAAATCACCATTGCATTCAGTGAAAACTTTCGAAGCATTGCATTTGAAGCCGGAGCTACTTAAGGGCATATACGCCATGGGCTTTAATACGCCATCGAAAATTCAGGAAACAGCTCTACCCACGCTGCTGGCTGATCCGCCGCAAAATATGATTGCACAAAGCCAATCGGGCACTGGAAAAACAGCTGCCTTCGTATTGGCAATGTTAAGTCGCGTCAATACGGATCTAGATCATCCCCAGGTGCTGTGCTTGTCGCCAACATACGAGCTGGCGATTCAAACTGGGGAGGTTGCTGCCCGTATGGGTCAGTTCTGTCCTGAAATTAAACTACGTTTTGCAGTGCGTGGTGAGGAAG TTGATCGCAACTCAAAGTTGACAGAGCACATTCTGATTGGCACGCCTGGCAAGATGCTTGACTGGGGCCTTAAGATGCGCCTTTTTGACATGAAAAAGATTCGTGTGTTCGTTTTGGATGAAGCAGACGTAATGATTGCCACTCAGGGTCATCATGATCAATGCATTCGCATACACAAGATGCTTAGTCAACAATGTCAAATGTTATTCTTCTCTGCCACGTACGACAAGGAGGTTATGGACTTTGCTCGTCTGATTGTTTCGGAGCCGACTATCATTAGATTGATGCGTGAGGAAGAATCTTTAGATAACATCAAACAATACTATGTAAATTGCAAGAACGAGGAGGGCAAATACAATGCCATACAGAATATTTACGGCTGTATTAGCATCGGACAGGCGATAATTTTCTGCCACACTCGCAAAGCAGCCGCCTGGTTGGCTGCAAAGATGACTGCGGATGGACACTCGGTGGCTGTACTCTCCGGCGACTTGACTGTTGAGCAAAGACTTGCCGTCTTGGATCGTTTTCGATCCGGCCAAGAGAAAGTACTCATCACTACTAATGTATTGTCACGCGGCATTGACATCGAGCAGGTCACAATCGTTGTAAACTTTGATTTACCGGTCGATCTTCGCGGTAATGCAGATTGTGAGACTTATTTGCACCGTATTGGACGCACAGGGCGATTTGGAAAGTCTGGCATTGCAATCAATCTCATCGATGGTGAAAAGAGTATGACCGTCTGTCGTACTATCGAGAAACACTTTCAAAAGGACATTCTTTATTTGAATACTGATAATGCGGATGACATTGAAAAGATTGGCACTTAA
- the LOC108600571 gene encoding chromosomal serine/threonine-protein kinase JIL-1: MSRFQSRNKIESIIIASTNSNARSSRKANNSPPPMEHINGHAATTNGNSRSSKRRRQSDVELTNGTSSKRAMLKETSESSSNRKYNNNNVSNTNGSRQFNNNNNNNNNKKHSVNPATKQTKTTSSMEFSYRNNDISTIPTPPSPASPASPPPTSSAAAARGNQVPEVVCISDGESEEDIDHDTEEDDEPEIDETPTTSNNNRQPNNKSAPPTAGGSASPPSYAMPTSNSVPIDLENEVHRNDLEHVTDLRSYVNLLKEERVSLDDFLIIRVLGTGAYGRVFLVRKLTKHDSGKLYAMKVLNKITVVQKRKTAEHTKTERVVLEAVQRSPFLVGLHYAFQSSSKLYLVLDFANGGELFTHLYHAEHFEESRVRIYIAEVVLALEQLHQLGIVYRDIKLENILLDGDGHIVLSDFGLSKILSRENEYRAHSFCGTLEYMAPEIIRTGPPGHDSAVDWWSVGVLTFELLTGASPFATSDGQSLQSEISRRIQKEQPLIPSSFSSHARDFVLKMLEKNPKRRLGGNHRDATEIKNHPFFRGINWVELRTKRRKAPYKPTLNGEDDVQNFSNEFTDQLPEDPECESPPENIRLFRGYTYVAPEHLERMRRDNLCEIEYCNVDALRSIPSRPDDLELGRRVSHGSFGNCFYVIDGSSPAQYCAKVVPLSKYRASELDALTSCATDSHNPHHIVSYHGAYRDKCEVWIITEYLSGKELSTALQAQEFDESACRNIFLQLLDALKFVHSKHFIHGDVKPENVLFVDQDRSSVRLLDFGSASYNSRFQTWKDHPRYTLDYAPPELLKDRAVVSYSPAVDIYGLGATLYTMLVGHAPYRSFHGDNDHSIEAHHKLRRRITKEAFNQRSKRWCNASPQFRELVEWCLQRDPANRPKFNDLIRCAWLQHGLGFELTITPMPEQEVVDLSDDTMEEEPIAAPAEEQMEVTATSIESPSSPVTAERTEEPKSSDLMKNLFNAADFEDHSDFYGFDERAPPLRLPSEYYMEIPLPLLECEVAEPEPPAQTLPDVAADQTTNDATQRKRTRQQQRTRKVVGTAVEPEDTKAGLYLLMQQVTPPVDVVPPSVDIVPLPLSVFMARRAERATSPLEEMFSGFRKQEATWRKSRASWRQFCSLLNGVQQVLKQRFKRQRIYCAPAINIKSERIDYAYEKPLVFPRPKPRAARQPKPAKIPRAPTRVQPARARALHQKYVFE; the protein is encoded by the exons ATGAGTCGTTTTCAGTCGCGCAATAAAATTGAGTCCATCATCATcgccagcaccaacagcaatgCAAGGAGTAGTCGCAAAGCCAATAACTCCCCGCCGCCTATGGAACATATCAATGGACATGCGGCGACGACGAATGGGAATTCCAGATCAAGTAAACGGCGGCGGCAAAGCGACGTCGAGTTGACCAATggcacaagcagcaagcgaGCCATGCTGAAGGAAACCAGCGAGTCCAGCagcaatagaaaatataacaacaacaatgtcagCAATACAAATGGCTCACGCCaattcaataataacaataacaacaacaataacaaaaagcacaGCGTTAAcccagcaacaaaacaaacaaaaacaacctCATCGATGGAATTCAGTTATCGCAACAATGACATATCGACAATACCCACCCCACCCTCGCCAGCCTCACCCGCCTCCCCACCGCCGACGTCCTCAGCTGCAGCCGCGAGAGGAAACCAGGTGCCTGaagttgtttgcatttcgGATGGGGAGAGCGAGGAAGACATTGACCACGACACGGAGGAAGACGACGAGCCAGAAATCGATGAAACACCAACCaccagcaataacaatagacAGCCAAATAATAAGTCGGCGCCACCGACGGCGGGCGGCTCTGCTTCACCACCAAGCTACGCCATGCCCACAAGCAATAGCGTGCCAATAGACTTGGAGAACGAAGTGCATCGGAATGATCTTGAGCATGTAACCGACCTGCGTTCCTACG TCAATCTACTCAAAGAAGAGCGTGTAAGCTTAGATGATTTTCTTATAATTCGCGTGCTTGGCACTGGCG cCTATGGACGCGTTTTCTTGGTGCGCAAGCTAACCAAGCACGATTCGGGAAAGCTGTATGCTATGAAGGTTCTTAATAAAATAACCGTTGTGCAAAAACGTAAAACGGCTGAGCATACAAAAACTGAGCGTGTG GTGCTCGAGGCAGTGCAGCGCAGTCCTTTTCTCGTTGGTCTACACTATGCCTTTCAGTCATCCTCTAAACTGTATTTAGTGCTGG ACTTTGCCAATGGCGGTGAACTTTTTACGCATCTCTATCATGCGGAACATTTTGAGGAGTCGCGTGTGCGTATTTACATTGCCGAGGtggtgctggcgctggagcaATTGCATCAGCTGGGCATAGTCTATCGGGATATAAAGCTAGAGAACATATTGCTCGATGGCGATGGACATATCGTGCTGTCTGACTTTGGTCTGTCCAAAATACTGTCGCGGGAGAATGAGTATCGAGCGCATAGCTTCTGCGGTACGCTGGAATATATGGCGCCAGAGATTATACGCACTGGACCGCCGGGTCATGACAGCGCTGTCGACTGGTGGTCCGTGGGTGTGCTGACCTTTGAGCTGCTGACAGGCGCCTCACCGTTTGCCACCTCGGATGGCCAGAGCCTGCAATCGGAGATCTCACGTCGCATACAAAAGGAGCAACCGTTAATACCTTCCTCATTTAGCTCCCATGCGCGTGATTTTGTGCTCAAAATGCTGGAGAAGAATCCCAAGCGACGCTTGGGCGGTAATCATCGCGATGCCACTGAGATCAAGAATCATCCCTTCTTCAGGGGCATCAACTGGGTAGAGTTGCGCACCAAGCGCCGCAAGGCTCCCTACAAGCCGACGCTCAATGGCGAGGACGATGTGCAAAACTTTAGCAACGAATTCACCGACCAACTGCCCGAAGATCCCGAATGCGAATCGCCACCAGAGAACATACGTCTATTTCGTGGCTATACCTATGTGGCGCCTGAGCATTTGGAACGAATGCGTCGCGATAATCTCTGTGAGATTGAGTACTGCAATGTGGATGCTCTTCGAAGTATTCCCTCAAGACCCGATGATCTGGAGTTGGGCAGGCGAGTCTCCCATGGCTCCTTTGGCAACTGTTTCTATGTAATCGATGGTTCCTCGCCAGCGCAGTACTGTGCCAAGGTGGTGCCATTGTCCAAGTATCGTGCCTCCGAGTTAGATGCCCTCACATCCTGCGCGACGGACAGCCACAATCCTCACCATATAGTCAGCTATCATGGTGCGTATCGGGACAAGTGCGAAGTGTGGATAATAACAGAGTATCTTAGCGGCAAGGAGCTATCCACCGCGTTGCAAGCCCAAGAGTTCGATGAGTCCGCTTGTCGCAATATTTTTCTTCAGCTATTAGATGCATTGAAGTTTGTGCATTCTAAGCACTTTATACACGGCGACGTCAAGCCTGAGAACGTCTTATTTGTAGATCAGGATAGATCCAGTGTGAGGCTGCTGGACTTTGGCAGTGCCAG CTACAATAGTCGCTTCCAAACCTGGAAAGACCATCCGCGATATACGCTGGACTATGCACCGCCCGAGCTGCTGAAGGATCGCGCTGTGGTCAGCTATTCGCCTGCTGTGGATATATATGGTCTGGGCGCTACTCTCTATACCATGTTAGTTGGCCACGCTCCCTATCGCAGTTTTCATGGGGACAATGATCATTCAATAGAAGCGCATCATAAGCTGCGCCGGCGCATAACCAAGGAGGCATTCAATCAGCGCTCCAAGCGCTGGTGTAATGCTAGTCCACAGTTTAGAGAGCTGGTCGAATGGTGCCTGCAACGGGATCCAGCCAACCGGCCAAAGTTCAACGACTTAATACGCTGCGCGTGGTTGCAACATGGTTTGGGCTTCGAACTGACCATCACACCTATGCCCGAGCAGGAAGTGGTTGATCTAAGTGATGACACCATGGAGGAAGAGCCTATTGCAGCACCGGCTGAGGAGCAGATGGAAGTAACGGCGACTAGCATTGAGTCGCCGTCGTCACCTGTTACCGCTGAGCGAACAGAGGAGCCAAAGAGTTCGGATCTGATGAAAAATTTGTTCAATGCTGCTGACTTTGAGGATCACAGTGATTTCTATGGCTTTGATGAGCGTGCACCGCCGCTGCGTTTGCCCTCCGAGTATTACATGGAGATACCGCTGCCACTGCTCGAGTGTGAAGTGGCAGAGCCTGAGCCGCCGGCACAAACGCTGCCCGATGTGGCAGCCGATCAAACTACAAATGATGCCACGCAGCGGAAGCGAACgcgtcaacagcagcgcacGCGTAAAGTTGTGGGCACAGCGGTCGAGCCAGAGGACACCAAGGCTGGTTTATATCTGCTGATGCAACAAGTGACGCCACCCGTCGACGTTGTGCCCCCATCCGTAGACATTGTGCCCCTGCCCTTGTCCGTCTTCATGGCCCGTCGAGCAGAACGAGCCACCAGTCCGTTGGAAGAGATGTTCTCCGGTTTTCGCAAGCAGGAAGCCACCTGGCGTAAGTCTCGCGCCAGCTGGCGTCAATTCTGCTCACTGCTCAATGGTGTACAACAGGTGCTCAAGCAGCGCTTCAAGAGGCAGCGAATCTACTGTGCGCCTGCCATTAACATTAAATCCGAGCGCATAGACTACGCCTACGAGAAGCCATTGGTATTCCCGCGGCCCAAGCCACGAGCGGCGCGCCAACCCAAGCCGGCCAAGATACCTCGTGCACCAACCCGTGTCCAACCCGCACGCGCTCGTGCGCTACATCAGAAATATGTGTTTGAGTGA
- the LOC108599149 gene encoding dnaJ homolog subfamily B member 4: protein MGKNYYNILGIDRNATDEQIRKGYKRMALKYHPDKNDHPQAAEHFQEVAAAFEILSDKDKREIYDRYGEEGLRDGDEQATFQAPSSDMLPFICAVGGTILFAFGAYKTFQMFTKKKNTERQDEASSSD from the coding sequence atggGCAAAAACTATTACAACATCTTAGGCATTGACAGAAATGCAACCGATGAGCAAATCAGAAAAGGCTATAAGCGTATGGCGCTCAAGTACCATCCAGACAAAAATGACCATCCACAGGCAGCGGAACACTTCCAGGAGGTTGCTGCCGCATTTGAGATACTTTCCGATAAGGACAAACGCGAAATATACGACCGTTACGGTGAGGAAGGCCTACGGGATGGTGATGAGCAAGCAACGTTTCAGGCGCCGTCATCTGATATGCTGCCGTTTATCTGTGCCGTTGGAGGAACCATTTTATTTGCGTTTGGAGCTtacaaaacttttcaaatgtTTACCAAGAAAAAGAACACAGAGCGGCAGGACGAGGCTTCGTCGTCCGATTGA
- the LOC108600720 gene encoding iodotyrosine deiodinase 1 isoform X2 — protein sequence MDTLLRSSKLLKHWPTILATLLIAFALKYIHRHSKRRLDGEEDVAVDFDNAAIDLQPALEEKPHVSYVPGHNLNPDGARRFYELVNGRRSVRAFNASSKPPMHVLEDCIRAAGTAPSGAHTEPWTFCVVQDLIIKQQVREIVEYEEHINYSSRMHAQWITDLRPLQTKPVKQYLSDAPYLILIFKQTYGRTADGRKKLHYYNEISTSIATGVLLCALQAAGISSLVTTPLNCGPALRRLLKRPANEKLLILLAVGYASKDCLVPDLQRKGLSDIMVRY from the exons ATGGATACGCTGCTCAGAAGCTCCAAGCTGTTAAAGCATTGGCCGACTATTTTGGCAACTTTACTAATTGCCTTTGCCTTAAAGTACATTCATAGGCATAGTAAAAG ACGTCTGGACGGCGAGGAGGATGTG GCAGTTGATTTCGACAATGCAGCTATAGACTTACAGCCCGCCTTGGAAGAAAAACCCCATGTGAGCTACGTGCCGGGACATAATCTTAATCCAGATGGCGCTAGGCGATTCTATGAGCTTGTTAATGGACGACGCAGTGTGCGTGCTTTTAATGCCAGCAGCAAGCCACCCATGCACGTACTGGAAGATTGCATACGTGCCGCAGGCACAGCACCTAGTGGCGCACATACAGAGCCCTGGACATTTTGCGTGGTTCAAGACTTGATCATCAAGCAACAAGTGCGTGAAATTGTGGAGTATGAGGAACATATTAACTACAGCAGCCGCATGCATGCCCAATGGATTACGGATCTACGACCACTACAAACCAAACCCGTGAAACAGTATCTAAGCGATGCGCCATATCTTATACTAATCTTCAAGCAAACCTACGGGCGCACTGCTGATGGACGCAAGAAACTGCATTACTATAATGAAATATCAACTTCCATTGCAACTGGCGTTTTGCTGTGTGCTCTACAGGCAGCAGGGATAAGCTCTTTGGTAACCACACCACTCAATTGTGGCCCTGCGCTGCGTCGTTTACTCAAACGCCCGGCAAATGAGAAATTGTTAATCTTACTTGCTGTTGGCTATGCATCAAAAGATTGTCTAGTGCCGGATCTGCAACGCAAGGGATTATCCGATATTATGGTtagatattaa
- the LOC108600721 gene encoding CCAAT/enhancer-binding protein gamma, with amino-acid sequence MPARRRTAGPSTSTGGGSTETSPQSDDPAYKLKRKKNNEAVQRTREKTKKSAEERKNRIEFLKEDNVKLQTSIDSEKKHIAWLRGLILEGKKNAQNAAAIDEINELLQSSEDDEDVIPQYKND; translated from the exons ATGCCAGCCAGGAGAAGAACTGCAGGCCCATCCACAAGCACCGGAGGTGGTAGCACAGAGACAAGTCCACAGTCAGACGATCCCGCATACaagttgaaaagaaaaaagaataatGAG GCCGTACAGCGTACACGCGAAAAGACGAAAAAGTCGGCTGAGGAGCGCAAGAATCGTATTGAATTTCTGAAGGAAGATAATGTAAAGCTTCAGACTTCCATCGATTCAGAAAAGAAACATATTGCATGGCTGCGAGGACTTATACTGGAGGGCAAGAAGAATGCACAGAACGCAGCTGCGATAGATGAGATAAATGAGCTGTTGCAAAGCTCTGAAGATGATGAAGATGTCATACCGCAATATAAAAATGACTAA
- the LOC108600720 gene encoding iodotyrosine deiodinase 1 isoform X1, producing the protein MDTLLRSSKLLKHWPTILATLLIAFALKYIHRHSKRRLDGEEDVAVDFDNAAIDLQPALEEKPHVSYVPGHNLNPDGARRFYELVNGRRSVRAFNASSKPPMHVLEDCIRAAGTAPSGAHTEPWTFCVVQDLIIKQQVREIVEYEEHINYSSRMHAQWITDLRPLQTKPVKQYLSDAPYLILIFKQTYGRTADGRKKLHYYNEISTSIATGVLLCALQAAGISSLVTTPLNCGPALRRLLKRPANEKLLILLAVGYASKDCLVPDLQRKGLSDIMVRY; encoded by the exons ATGGATACGCTGCTCAGAAGCTCCAAGCTGTTAAAGCATTGGCCGACTATTTTGGCAACTTTACTAATTGCCTTTGCCTTAAAGTACATTCATAGGCATAGTAAAAG ACGTCTGGACGGCGAGGAGGATGTGGCAG TTGATTTCGACAATGCAGCTATAGACTTACAGCCCGCCTTGGAAGAAAAACCCCATGTGAGCTACGTGCCGGGACATAATCTTAATCCAGATGGCGCTAGGCGATTCTATGAGCTTGTTAATGGACGACGCAGTGTGCGTGCTTTTAATGCCAGCAGCAAGCCACCCATGCACGTACTGGAAGATTGCATACGTGCCGCAGGCACAGCACCTAGTGGCGCACATACAGAGCCCTGGACATTTTGCGTGGTTCAAGACTTGATCATCAAGCAACAAGTGCGTGAAATTGTGGAGTATGAGGAACATATTAACTACAGCAGCCGCATGCATGCCCAATGGATTACGGATCTACGACCACTACAAACCAAACCCGTGAAACAGTATCTAAGCGATGCGCCATATCTTATACTAATCTTCAAGCAAACCTACGGGCGCACTGCTGATGGACGCAAGAAACTGCATTACTATAATGAAATATCAACTTCCATTGCAACTGGCGTTTTGCTGTGTGCTCTACAGGCAGCAGGGATAAGCTCTTTGGTAACCACACCACTCAATTGTGGCCCTGCGCTGCGTCGTTTACTCAAACGCCCGGCAAATGAGAAATTGTTAATCTTACTTGCTGTTGGCTATGCATCAAAAGATTGTCTAGTGCCGGATCTGCAACGCAAGGGATTATCCGATATTATGGTtagatattaa
- the LOC108598413 gene encoding 60S acidic ribosomal protein P0: MVRENKAAWKAQYFIKVVELFDEFPKCFIVGADNVGSKQMQNIRTSLRGLAVVLMGKNTMMRKAIRGHLENNPQLEKLLPHIKGNVGFVFTKGDLAEVRDKLLESKVRAPARPGAIAPLHVIIPAQNTGLGPEKTSFFQALSIPTKISKGTIEIINDVPILKPGDKVGASEATLLNMLNISPFSYGLLVSQVYDSGSIFSPEILDIRPEDLRAKFQQGVANLAAVCLSVGYPTIASAPHSIANGFKNLLAIAATTEVEFKEATTIKEYIKDPSKFAAAAAASAPAAGAGGAADKKKEEAKKAESESEEEDDDMGFGLFD, from the exons ATGGTTAGGGAGAACAAGGCAGCATGGAAGGCTCAATACTTCATCAAAGTTGTG GAACTGTTCGATGAGTTCCCAAAGTGCTTCATTGTGGGCGCCGACAATGTTGGCTCCAAGCAGATGCAGAACATCCGTACCAGTCTGCGTGGCCTGGCTGTCGTTCTTATGGGCAAGAACACAATGATGCGTAAGGCCATTCGTGGTCATTTGGAGAACAATCCTCAGTTGGAGAAGCTGTTGCCGCACATCAAGGGCAATGTTGGCTTTGTGTTCACCAAGGGTGATCTGGCTGAGGTCCGCGACAAGCTGTTGGAATCCAAGGTGCGTGCTCCTGCACGTCCCGGTGCCATTGCTCCGCTGCACGTCATCATCCCAGCGCAGAACACTGGCTTGGGTCCCGAGAAGACCAGTTTCTTCCAGGCTCTGTCCATCCCAACCAAGATTTCCAAGGGTACAATTGAAATCATCAACGATGTGCCCATCCTCAAGCCCGGCGACAAAGTGGGCGCCTCCGAGGCCACTTTGCTCAACATGTTGAACATCTCTCCGTTCTCATACGGTCTGCTCGTTAGCCAGGTGTACGATTCTGGCTCGATCTTCTCGCCCGAGATTCTGGACATCAGACCCGAAGATTTGCGCGCTAAGTTCCAACAAGGCGTTGCCAATCTGGCTGCCGTCTGTTTGTCGGTTGGTTACCCAACAATCGCTTCGGCTCCACACAGCATTGCCAACGGTTTCAAGAACCTGCTGGCCATTGCTGCCACCACCGAGGTGGAGTTCAAGGAAGCCACCACCATCAAGGAGTACATCAAGGATCCCAGCaagttcgctgctgctgctgccgcttcggctccagctgctggcgctggcggtgCTGCCGACAAGAAGAAGGAGGAGGCCAAGAAGGCCGAGTCAGAATCCGAAGAAGAGGATGACGATATGGGTTTCGGTCTGTTCGACTAA
- the LOC108600720 gene encoding iodotyrosine deiodinase 1 isoform X3 — MDTLLRSSKLLKHWPTILATLLIAFALKYIHRHSKRRLDGEEDVAVDFDNAAIDLQPALEEKPHVSYVPGHNLNPDGARRFYELVNGRRSVRAFNASSKPPMHVLEDCIRAAGTAPSGAHTEPWTFCVVQDLIIKQQVREIVEYEEHINYSSRMHAQWITDLRPLQTKPVKQYLSDAPYLILIFKQTYGRTADGRKKLHYYNEISTSIATGVLLCALQAAGISSLVTTPLNCGPALRRLLKRPANEKLLILLAVGYASKDCLVPDLQRKGLSDIMVRY, encoded by the exons ATGGATACGCTGCTCAGAAGCTCCAAGCTGTTAAAGCATTGGCCGACTATTTTGGCAACTTTACTAATTGCCTTTGCCTTAAAGTACATTCATAGGCATAGTAA GAGACGTCTGGACGGCGAGGAGGATGTGGCAG TTGATTTCGACAATGCAGCTATAGACTTACAGCCCGCCTTGGAAGAAAAACCCCATGTGAGCTACGTGCCGGGACATAATCTTAATCCAGATGGCGCTAGGCGATTCTATGAGCTTGTTAATGGACGACGCAGTGTGCGTGCTTTTAATGCCAGCAGCAAGCCACCCATGCACGTACTGGAAGATTGCATACGTGCCGCAGGCACAGCACCTAGTGGCGCACATACAGAGCCCTGGACATTTTGCGTGGTTCAAGACTTGATCATCAAGCAACAAGTGCGTGAAATTGTGGAGTATGAGGAACATATTAACTACAGCAGCCGCATGCATGCCCAATGGATTACGGATCTACGACCACTACAAACCAAACCCGTGAAACAGTATCTAAGCGATGCGCCATATCTTATACTAATCTTCAAGCAAACCTACGGGCGCACTGCTGATGGACGCAAGAAACTGCATTACTATAATGAAATATCAACTTCCATTGCAACTGGCGTTTTGCTGTGTGCTCTACAGGCAGCAGGGATAAGCTCTTTGGTAACCACACCACTCAATTGTGGCCCTGCGCTGCGTCGTTTACTCAAACGCCCGGCAAATGAGAAATTGTTAATCTTACTTGCTGTTGGCTATGCATCAAAAGATTGTCTAGTGCCGGATCTGCAACGCAAGGGATTATCCGATATTATGGTtagatattaa